In Anaerolineales bacterium, one DNA window encodes the following:
- the cmk gene encoding (d)CMP kinase: protein MTKTSPPSIIALDGPAASGKSTLGRRLADSLGYLFFDTGVMYRAITWIALQRDMNLRDEALITELAQKANLDIRPPSKNDGRACDVVIGEKDVTWDMRDSEVDANVSVVSAYAGVRQALSEQQRRIGLRGRVVMVGRDIGTVVLPEADLKVYLDASAEERARRRYEEIIARGDKADYDEIRKKVIERDHIDSTRAVAPLRPAEDAVIIHSDELDADQVFARMLELCK, encoded by the coding sequence ATGACAAAAACATCCCCTCCTTCCATCATCGCCCTGGACGGTCCGGCCGCATCGGGAAAATCCACCCTCGGAAGAAGACTAGCCGATTCGCTCGGCTATCTTTTTTTTGATACGGGCGTCATGTACCGTGCCATTACATGGATCGCATTACAACGTGACATGAACCTGCGCGACGAAGCGCTCATCACCGAACTGGCGCAGAAGGCAAACCTGGATATTCGCCCGCCCTCGAAAAATGACGGCCGCGCCTGTGACGTGGTCATCGGTGAAAAGGACGTCACCTGGGACATGCGCGACAGCGAAGTGGACGCGAATGTCTCCGTTGTCTCCGCCTATGCGGGGGTTCGTCAGGCGCTGTCCGAACAACAGCGGCGCATCGGCCTGCGTGGACGGGTGGTGATGGTCGGCCGCGATATCGGCACTGTTGTTTTGCCGGAAGCAGACCTGAAGGTCTATCTGGATGCGAGCGCGGAGGAACGCGCCAGACGCCGCTACGAGGAGATCATTGCGCGCGGTGATAAAGCCGACTACGACGAAATCCGGAAAAAAGTGATCGAGCGTGACCATATCGACTCGACACGTGCGGTCGCGCCGCTGCGTCCCGCCGAAGATGCGGTCATCATCCATTCCGACGAATTGGATGCAGACCAGGTCTTTGCGCGCATGCTGGAATTATGCAAATAA
- a CDS encoding DUF2298 domain-containing protein produces MTAFFIWYILLTLLGWLTFPLAYTLFPALIDRGYTLARAAGLLIWGYTFWLLASLGVTQNDTGGIIFALVILAGLSVWSIAHARSPVVDFIKSNKSLIIATEILFFLAFAFLAFVRSANPDLTGTERPMELAFINGILRSPAFPPQDPWLSGYAISYYYFGYVMTAMLTRLSGINGSMAHNLMTALIFALGAVGSFGILYNLLDRRPQAEDGPRSSVIGLSCLAPLFLLLVSNFEAVLEILHRRGLFWTKDAGSGEFTSTFWTWLDMKELSQPPLEPLAWIPDRYLWWWRASRVIQDYDMLGGHREVIDEFPFFSFLLGDLHPHVLAIPFGLLAISVALNLFLGGWRGGINLLGARLHITPQGFLFSALVLGGLAFLNTWDILVAAALIVSSYVFWRAREDGWNWPRLEDLFLLGLPLGLLSILLYFPFYLGFSSQAGGVLPNFMYITRGVHFWVMWGTLLIPIFSYLLYQWLGKKIQANWKLGFSIGLGLTLLLFAFTFLTGWIASFADRDFVGYFLASQGMTASQYLAATSLRRLNHIGSLITLLAILIPGLSFLFPRITNHESRSTDDEPAVHRPPSTVHFSLLLLSLGAILVLAPEFVYLKDQFGYRINTVFKFYYQAWIVWSLAAAFGAAVLFRNLQGKTNIIFRVLMGVVIFSGLLYPTLGLLTKTNNFKPMYGFTLDDFDRILRENPDEAAAIDFLRGVRHGVVAEAVGDGYSNYARISTHTGLQTVLGWPGHEAQWRGTFLPQGSRREDIMKLYSTARWEEAQAIIEQYNIRYIYIGILERVSMPVNEEKFQIHLKPVFQQGGTVIYEVP; encoded by the coding sequence ATGACCGCCTTCTTCATCTGGTACATCCTCCTGACCCTGCTCGGCTGGCTGACTTTCCCGCTGGCATACACCCTGTTCCCTGCTTTGATAGATCGCGGCTATACGCTCGCGCGTGCGGCCGGTTTATTGATCTGGGGATATACCTTCTGGCTGCTGGCATCCCTCGGCGTTACCCAAAATGACACAGGCGGAATCATATTTGCCCTTGTCATTCTGGCCGGCTTGAGCGTCTGGTCCATCGCCCACGCTCGATCACCCGTTGTCGATTTCATAAAATCCAACAAGTCCCTCATCATTGCCACGGAAATCCTGTTCTTCCTTGCCTTTGCCTTTCTTGCCTTTGTCCGCTCCGCCAACCCGGATCTGACCGGCACCGAACGCCCGATGGAACTTGCCTTCATCAACGGCATTTTGCGTTCACCGGCGTTCCCTCCGCAGGACCCATGGCTTTCCGGTTATGCCATTTCCTATTATTACTTCGGCTATGTGATGACCGCCATGCTGACGCGGCTCTCCGGCATTAACGGGAGCATGGCGCACAACCTGATGACCGCGCTTATCTTTGCGCTTGGGGCGGTTGGGTCGTTTGGAATTCTCTATAATCTCCTGGACCGCAGACCGCAGGCTGAAGACGGTCCGCGGTCATCTGTCATCGGCCTTTCCTGCCTTGCCCCTCTTTTCCTCCTGCTGGTTTCCAACTTCGAGGCAGTGCTTGAGATCCTGCATCGCCGCGGGTTGTTTTGGACGAAAGATGCGGGCAGCGGTGAATTTACCAGCACGTTTTGGACATGGCTGGACATGAAGGAACTCTCCCAGCCGCCGCTGGAACCGCTTGCCTGGATCCCAGACCGTTATCTGTGGTGGTGGCGCGCCTCGCGTGTCATTCAGGATTACGACATGCTTGGCGGCCATCGCGAAGTGATCGACGAGTTTCCCTTCTTCTCCTTCCTGCTCGGTGACCTGCATCCACATGTGCTGGCGATTCCCTTCGGCCTGCTTGCGATTTCCGTGGCATTGAATCTCTTCCTCGGCGGCTGGCGCGGAGGGATCAATCTGTTGGGTGCCCGATTGCACATCACCCCCCAGGGCTTTTTATTTTCTGCTCTCGTTCTCGGCGGGCTTGCCTTCCTCAACACCTGGGATATTCTTGTTGCGGCGGCGTTGATCGTTTCATCCTATGTCTTTTGGCGTGCGAGGGAAGACGGCTGGAATTGGCCCCGCCTTGAGGATCTGTTCCTGCTGGGCCTGCCGCTTGGCCTGCTTTCCATTCTTTTGTATTTTCCGTTCTATCTTGGTTTTTCCTCACAGGCGGGCGGCGTGCTGCCGAACTTCATGTACATCACGCGTGGTGTCCATTTCTGGGTCATGTGGGGGACGTTGCTCATCCCCATTTTTTCATACCTGCTTTACCAATGGCTTGGTAAAAAGATTCAAGCAAATTGGAAGCTCGGATTTTCCATCGGACTTGGCTTGACCCTGCTCCTCTTTGCCTTCACTTTTTTGACCGGCTGGATCGCTTCCTTTGCGGATAGGGACTTTGTGGGATACTTCCTGGCCTCCCAGGGCATGACCGCCTCCCAATACCTCGCCGCCACCTCCCTGCGACGCTTGAATCACATTGGCAGTCTTATTACCCTGCTGGCGATCCTGATCCCTGGGCTTTCCTTCCTCTTCCCCAGAATCACGAACCACGAATCACGAAGTACGGATGACGAACCCGCCGTCCACCGTCCACCGTCCACCGTCCACTTCTCTCTCCTGCTGCTCTCCCTCGGTGCCATCCTGGTCCTCGCCCCTGAATTCGTTTATCTGAAAGACCAGTTCGGCTACCGCATCAACACGGTTTTCAAGTTCTATTATCAGGCTTGGATAGTATGGAGCCTGGCCGCGGCATTTGGCGCTGCCGTCCTTTTTCGGAATTTGCAGGGAAAAACGAATATCATCTTCCGCGTGTTGATGGGCGTCGTTATTTTTTCAGGTTTGTTATATCCAACCCTTGGCTTGCTGACGAAGACGAACAACTTCAAGCCCATGTACGGATTCACCCTCGACGACTTCGACCGCATTCTGCGCGAGAACCCGGATGAGGCGGCCGCTATAGACTTTCTGCGCGGTGTCCGCCACGGGGTCGTCGCGGAGGCGGTTGGAGATGGCTACAGCAACTATGCCCGCATCTCCACCCACACCGGCTTGCAGACCGTCCTCGGATGGCCCGGTCACGAAGCCCAATGGCGCGGGACGTTTCTGCCGCAAGGCTCCCGTCGCGAAGACATCATGAAACTATACAGCACCGCCCGCTGGGAGGAAGCGCAAGCCATCATCGAGCAATACAATATCCGCTATATTTACATCGGCATCCTCGAGCGCGTATCCATGCCGGTCAATGAAGAGAAGTTCCAGATCCATCTCAAGCCTGTTTTTCAGCAGGGCGGCACGGTCATTTACGAAGTGCCGTAA
- a CDS encoding N-acetyltransferase — MTELSIHPARQKDAPFIAEMIKLSMGSLADHLFGMDDWSIKRQIENLVRRNAGRFGLRFSFVAEAGGISKGALLSYKGGSVDYLNAATCPHLFSVMGVGPALRFMMRGISLPGGREAVKDEYYISNLGVDPASQGQGIGSALLKFAEELTRDQKLAKCSLIVGLYNQDAFRFYQRHGYEVVETVQDKNKTLEYHRMVKKLS, encoded by the coding sequence TTGACTGAGCTCAGTATCCATCCCGCGCGCCAAAAGGATGCCCCGTTCATCGCAGAGATGATAAAGCTTTCGATGGGCAGTCTGGCAGATCATCTCTTTGGCATGGATGATTGGTCCATAAAAAGACAAATTGAAAACCTTGTGCGCAGGAATGCCGGCCGGTTTGGTTTGCGCTTCTCATTCGTTGCGGAAGCCGGCGGGATTTCGAAGGGAGCCCTGCTTTCATATAAAGGCGGAAGCGTTGACTATTTGAATGCTGCCACTTGTCCGCATTTGTTTTCCGTCATGGGCGTTGGGCCAGCCTTGCGCTTTATGATGCGTGGGATCAGCCTGCCCGGCGGGCGAGAGGCCGTGAAGGATGAATACTATATAAGCAATCTGGGTGTCGATCCCGCTTCGCAGGGGCAGGGCATTGGCTCTGCGTTATTGAAGTTTGCTGAAGAATTGACCCGTGATCAAAAACTGGCGAAGTGTTCGCTGATCGTAGGCTTGTATAATCAGGATGCCTTTCGTTTCTACCAACGGCATGGTTATGAGGTCGTTGAGACGGTGCAGGATAAAAACAAAACCCTTGAATATCACCGCATGGTCAAAAAACTATCCTGA
- a CDS encoding DUF952 domain-containing protein — MILHITSRAEWDDAQARGEYTAPSLESEGFIHCSTERQVLHVANAFQRGKNDLVLLVLDETKLKPGLKWEAPAGPPAAGISESDSFPHIYGPINLTAVVSVLDLEPDPAGNFILPPL, encoded by the coding sequence ATGATTCTACATATCACCTCCCGCGCGGAATGGGATGATGCGCAGGCACGCGGCGAATACACGGCGCCAAGTCTGGAGAGCGAGGGCTTCATTCATTGCTCCACCGAAAGGCAGGTCCTGCATGTCGCCAACGCTTTTCAGCGCGGGAAAAATGACCTTGTGCTGCTCGTGCTCGACGAGACAAAACTCAAGCCCGGGCTTAAATGGGAGGCGCCCGCGGGACCTCCCGCTGCCGGCATTTCTGAATCTGATTCGTTCCCGCATATTTATGGTCCCATCAACTTAACGGCAGTCGTCTCTGTGCTGGACCTTGAGCCTGACCCTGCTGGAAATTTCATCCTCCCGCCTTTATGA
- a CDS encoding DUF2298 domain-containing protein, with the protein MRSKKHAWVYDFLFILVLLLAGTLRLTGVNWGEGYHQHPDELFLMGVLDNLRTQSCEDSLIPVDACPPEQKRWLTFREYLDAGTSPLNPYNRGYGFFVYGNLPMTLTRYAMDLSGNDDIGKSKFFARQVSALADLLTIFLLYLIVSSLYGRKVGLFAAAFSSLAVMQIQQSHFFTSDLFVNLFMFLTLAFAVKIAGYKDNRGEAAVAQQEAGGETQQTPRRSLLVTQLLKNPIFYFSIGFGLALGMAMASKINAAALAFALPFVFAVRHLMYDRKKTPSADSWTLIVAFLIAGGLATILSFRIFQPYAFDGIGLNPQWVNNIAEQRVQATGEADLPWNLQWARRSHLYSFENLTLWGLGLPLGMLAWAGFLLMGWRILKGEYRHLLLWGWTAFYFLWQSLQFNPTMRYQLPIYPLLCMMAAWFIFELAGWKTLTFKRFNLPAVFAGLLGIIVLSLTAVWAFAFHSIYLRDEPRIAASRWLFQNAPGPVNLRIETESDGIYNQPLPVHADVLIQAGAPFNLSFSPNRDGQISEIFLGHAMDSVTSPSTIVLTLSSASQPDVVLARASRVVDFTQTEDPRGPSVTLTFDRVVPITENQSYVLKMETLGTALSLSGSYLANETDYDWGLPFRIDGYDAFGGIYRGDLILQVYWTDDENKLNRFVETLSQADYIIIPTNHQYAQITRLPERYPLTTQYYRELLGCPENENIIECYRVAKPGQYTGSLGFELVEVFESYPTLGPLVINDQAAEEGFTFYDHPKVMIFQKTAEFDPSQVHEILGRVDLSKAVQLKPTEFADYKTLMLPDTRLAQQRAGGTWSDLFDYDWIQNQYPILGVLLWYSFIFVLGLFAYPIARLALPGFGQYAYPLGRVVGLVLLAWIAWMGGSVGVPYTRTSISVVFALVAVAGVGLWLKRRDKYRDDWNANRRFFVTVEILFFVFFLIDLLIRLGNSDMWHPAKGGERPMDFSYFNAVLKSESFPPYDPWFAGGYINYYYYGFVLAGTPVKLLGIVPSIAYNFILPTWFALVAIGAFAIGWNLMERKDADQSPLIAGLAASFMTVLLGNLGTIRLVFNGFQRVAAPGGVVPADATFVQKWIWAVQGLFMSFGGDSFLPIGRGDWYWFPSRVIPAPNDVEPITEFPLFTFLYSDMHAHMLVMPITLFIIAWAVSFIKSRAHLTRGEWIAVLGIGALMTGALKPTNTWDLYTYFPLAAIALAYTLYLNFEWRDYLNLPAWLGRAVVALGMVAVLYGLGTLLYLPFSYWYGQGYGEVNPWQGSHTPISSYITQWGLFLFIIVAWLAWETRKWMASTPLSRLGKLRDYVLWIEIALAVFIALLVFLAVDGVRIGWLALPLAAWAGILILRTGMPDVKRGVLLMIGTALALTIAVELVVLVGDIGRMNTVFKLYLQAWMLLAVSAAASFGWLVDAVPFWRLRWRTVYQAGVYMLFAGAFMFTLTATTDKISDRMTPSAPRTLDSMDFMKYSSYADYGHDFSLAEDYHAILWMQKNIQGSPVLLEAAPAGVQYRWHSRFSTYTGLPNVVGWQWHQQQQRAFLSNEAVQQRGAEVDAFYMTTEKDAARDFLRKYGVRYIVVGLLEHAKYTPPDPNAANGLLKFDRLNGVLWNEVYLNGNTVIYEVLP; encoded by the coding sequence ATGAGAAGCAAAAAACACGCATGGGTATACGATTTTCTTTTTATCCTCGTCCTGCTTTTGGCAGGCACGTTGCGGTTAACCGGTGTGAACTGGGGCGAAGGATACCATCAGCATCCGGACGAGCTCTTTCTGATGGGAGTGCTGGATAACCTGCGTACGCAGAGTTGCGAAGATTCGCTCATCCCTGTGGACGCCTGCCCTCCCGAACAAAAGCGCTGGTTGACCTTTCGTGAATATCTGGATGCGGGGACATCCCCCCTCAACCCGTATAACCGCGGGTATGGGTTCTTTGTCTACGGCAACCTGCCCATGACGCTGACGCGTTATGCCATGGACTTAAGCGGCAACGATGACATTGGGAAATCCAAGTTCTTTGCACGGCAGGTGTCTGCGCTGGCGGATCTGCTGACGATTTTCCTGCTTTATTTGATCGTTTCAAGCTTGTATGGACGGAAGGTCGGTCTGTTTGCCGCCGCGTTCTCCTCGCTGGCTGTGATGCAGATCCAGCAATCGCATTTTTTCACGTCGGACCTTTTTGTCAATCTGTTCATGTTTTTGACGCTGGCGTTTGCGGTAAAGATCGCGGGATACAAGGACAACCGCGGTGAGGCTGCGGTCGCTCAACAGGAAGCGGGAGGGGAAACACAGCAGACACCGCGCCGATCGCTGCTCGTCACTCAACTACTCAAAAACCCGATTTTCTATTTCAGCATCGGCTTTGGCCTCGCATTGGGCATGGCCATGGCATCCAAGATCAACGCGGCCGCGCTGGCATTTGCTTTGCCGTTTGTATTTGCCGTTCGCCATCTCATGTACGACCGTAAAAAAACACCCTCCGCCGATTCCTGGACGCTGATCGTTGCCTTCCTCATCGCCGGCGGACTTGCGACCATCCTCTCCTTCCGCATCTTCCAGCCGTATGCGTTCGACGGCATTGGCTTGAACCCGCAATGGGTGAATAACATTGCCGAACAACGGGTGCAGGCCACGGGCGAAGCCGACCTGCCGTGGAATTTGCAATGGGCGCGCCGTTCGCATTTGTATTCATTTGAAAACCTCACCCTCTGGGGACTTGGGCTTCCGCTTGGCATGCTTGCCTGGGCGGGGTTCCTGCTCATGGGCTGGCGAATTCTCAAAGGTGAATACCGCCATTTGTTGTTGTGGGGCTGGACCGCCTTTTATTTCCTCTGGCAATCGCTTCAATTCAACCCCACCATGCGTTATCAATTGCCGATTTATCCCCTCCTGTGCATGATGGCAGCCTGGTTTATCTTCGAACTGGCGGGATGGAAAACCTTAACATTCAAACGGTTTAACCTGCCGGCTGTTTTTGCGGGCCTTCTTGGAATAATCGTCCTATCCCTCACCGCCGTCTGGGCGTTTGCCTTCCATAGCATTTATCTGCGTGATGAGCCCCGCATTGCCGCTTCGCGCTGGCTCTTCCAGAATGCGCCGGGTCCCGTCAACCTGCGCATCGAAACGGAGAGCGACGGCATATACAACCAGCCGTTGCCTGTCCATGCCGATGTGCTGATTCAAGCCGGTGCACCCTTCAACCTGTCGTTTTCTCCGAACCGTGATGGACAGATTTCCGAAATTTTTCTCGGTCATGCGATGGACTCTGTTACATCCCCCTCGACGATTGTTCTGACTCTCTCTTCCGCCTCGCAGCCGGACGTTGTGCTTGCGCGCGCCTCCAGGGTGGTGGATTTCACACAGACGGAGGATCCGCGCGGACCGTCCGTCACGTTGACATTTGACCGCGTAGTGCCTATCACTGAAAACCAATCGTATGTCTTGAAGATGGAAACGCTGGGGACTGCGCTTTCCCTGAGCGGCTCCTACCTTGCCAATGAGACCGATTACGATTGGGGCCTGCCCTTCCGCATCGATGGATACGATGCCTTTGGCGGCATCTATCGCGGCGACCTGATTTTGCAGGTCTATTGGACGGACGACGAAAATAAACTCAACCGCTTTGTCGAGACGCTCTCGCAGGCGGACTACATCATCATCCCCACCAACCATCAATACGCCCAGATCACCCGCCTGCCCGAACGCTATCCGCTGACCACACAGTATTACCGCGAATTGCTCGGCTGTCCGGAGAATGAGAACATCATTGAATGTTACCGCGTGGCGAAGCCCGGACAATATACGGGCAGCCTGGGCTTTGAATTGGTGGAGGTCTTTGAGTCTTATCCGACGCTGGGTCCATTGGTCATCAACGATCAGGCCGCGGAGGAAGGGTTTACCTTCTACGACCATCCCAAGGTAATGATTTTCCAGAAAACCGCGGAGTTCGACCCGTCACAAGTCCATGAGATACTCGGCAGGGTGGATTTAAGCAAGGCTGTCCAACTTAAGCCGACGGAGTTCGCCGATTACAAGACGTTGATGCTGCCGGATACCCGTCTGGCTCAACAGCGCGCGGGCGGCACATGGTCTGATCTGTTTGATTACGACTGGATTCAAAACCAATATCCCATTCTCGGCGTGCTGCTCTGGTATTCATTTATTTTCGTGCTGGGACTCTTCGCCTATCCGATCGCGCGGTTGGCGTTGCCGGGCTTTGGACAATATGCCTATCCATTGGGCAGGGTTGTCGGGCTGGTCCTGCTTGCCTGGATTGCATGGATGGGCGGTTCTGTCGGCGTGCCGTACACACGGACGTCCATCAGTGTGGTGTTTGCCCTGGTGGCGGTGGCAGGCGTCGGGTTGTGGTTGAAGCGCAGAGATAAGTACCGGGATGATTGGAATGCGAATCGCAGATTCTTCGTCACCGTTGAGATCCTCTTTTTTGTCTTCTTCCTGATCGACCTGCTCATCCGCCTTGGCAACTCGGATATGTGGCATCCCGCCAAGGGCGGGGAAAGGCCGATGGATTTTTCGTATTTCAATGCGGTCTTGAAGAGCGAGAGTTTCCCGCCGTATGACCCCTGGTTTGCAGGCGGATACATCAATTATTACTATTATGGCTTTGTGCTGGCAGGCACGCCGGTGAAACTGCTTGGCATTGTGCCCTCGATTGCATACAACTTTATTTTACCGACGTGGTTTGCGCTGGTCGCGATCGGTGCGTTTGCGATTGGCTGGAATTTGATGGAAAGGAAGGATGCGGATCAATCGCCCCTGATCGCCGGTCTGGCCGCCTCCTTCATGACCGTTTTGCTGGGCAATCTTGGGACGATTCGACTTGTCTTTAACGGTTTCCAGCGGGTTGCCGCGCCGGGCGGTGTTGTGCCCGCGGATGCGACCTTCGTGCAGAAGTGGATCTGGGCGGTGCAGGGGCTGTTCATGTCGTTTGGCGGCGATTCCTTCCTGCCCATCGGGCGCGGTGACTGGTATTGGTTCCCCAGCCGGGTGATCCCGGCACCGAATGACGTGGAACCGATCACGGAATTCCCGTTGTTTACCTTCCTGTACAGTGACATGCACGCGCACATGCTGGTGATGCCCATTACCTTGTTCATCATTGCCTGGGCGGTGTCATTTATCAAATCCCGTGCGCACTTGACTCGCGGCGAGTGGATCGCCGTCCTTGGCATTGGGGCATTGATGACCGGCGCATTGAAACCGACGAACACATGGGACTTGTACACCTACTTCCCTCTCGCCGCGATAGCGCTGGCATACACGTTGTATCTTAATTTTGAATGGAGGGATTACCTTAATCTGCCCGCCTGGTTGGGACGCGCCGTCGTTGCGCTTGGCATGGTTGCAGTGCTGTATGGTCTCGGCACTCTGCTGTATTTACCGTTTTCATATTGGTACGGACAGGGGTACGGCGAGGTCAATCCATGGCAGGGCTCACATACGCCGATCTCGTCCTACATCACGCAATGGGGATTATTCCTTTTCATCATCGTAGCCTGGCTGGCGTGGGAAACCCGCAAGTGGATGGCGTCCACTCCGCTTTCACGTTTGGGCAAACTTCGTGATTACGTCCTGTGGATCGAAATTGCGCTGGCTGTGTTCATTGCCCTGCTCGTCTTCCTCGCAGTGGACGGGGTCCGCATTGGCTGGCTGGCGTTGCCGCTTGCCGCCTGGGCCGGGATACTCATCCTGCGCACAGGCATGCCCGATGTCAAACGCGGCGTGCTGTTGATGATCGGCACGGCGCTTGCGCTGACCATCGCTGTGGAGCTGGTTGTGCTGGTCGGCGACATCGGCCGCATGAACACGGTCTTCAAGCTGTATCTGCAGGCGTGGATGCTGCTGGCGGTCAGCGCCGCCGCTTCCTTCGGCTGGTTGGTGGATGCGGTCCCATTCTGGCGGCTGCGCTGGCGCACGGTCTATCAGGCGGGCGTTTACATGCTGTTTGCGGGTGCATTCATGTTCACCCTGACCGCCACCACCGACAAGATCAGTGACCGCATGACACCATCCGCACCGCGCACGCTCGACAGCATGGATTTCATGAAATACTCCTCGTATGCGGATTATGGGCACGACTTTTCCCTGGCGGAGGATTACCACGCGATCCTCTGGATGCAGAAAAACATCCAAGGTTCTCCTGTGCTTCTCGAAGCTGCGCCGGCAGGCGTGCAATACAGATGGCATTCGCGCTTTTCCACCTACACCGGCCTGCCCAATGTGGTTGGGTGGCAATGGCACCAGCAGCAGCAGCGCGCCTTTTTATCAAACGAAGCTGTCCAACAACGCGGCGCGGAAGTGGATGCCTTTTACATGACAACGGAAAAGGATGCGGCACGGGACTTTCTCCGCAAATATGGCGTGCGGTATATTGTCGTTGGACTCCTGGAACATGCAAAATACACGCCGCCTGACCCGAACGCCGCGAATGGGCTGTTGAAATTCGATCGGTTGAACGGTGTCCTATGGAATGAGGTGTATCTTAACGGGAATACGGTTATCTATGAGGTCCTGCCATGA